GCGATCTGACATATCAATTCTCTAACCACGTTCTGTACGGGCAATTGGATTCACTGGCCTTTGGCGACGGTTTGAGCGGCGGAACTAGCACCGAATACGCTATTCAAGAACCTCAGGTTACCTTTAGCGGTCTGGATCTCTCCAGCATCGTGGATAGTGGCCGTGAGGGCGTGGTGCACGAGGTGATTTACGGCCTGATGAGTGGTCAGGTTCAGCCGCTGCTGACTGCACTGACGAATGCGGGTATCGATATTAACGCCAGCCTGGATAGCCTGAGCTTCGCCACGGCGACCTC
The nucleotide sequence above comes from Pectobacterium brasiliense. Encoded proteins:
- a CDS encoding heme acquisition protein HasA, producing the protein MSLSIQYDTEFSSYSISQYLTEWSSLFGDANHTNGNVTDSNSGGFYGGTSWNNGTQYALTSPNNETSAFVAEGDLTYQFSNHVLYGQLDSLAFGDGLSGGTSTEYAIQEPQVTFSGLDLSSIVDSGREGVVHEVIYGLMSGQVQPLLTALTNAGIDINASLDSLSFATATSDAALSADTVVDVVGVAETADLLAA